The candidate division KSB1 bacterium genome includes the window CCCGGAATTCGAGAATTGGTACAGCGACGCGGCGCTGATTGCGGCCGGCGGCGATTCCCTGGGCGTGCTCGACTTTTATCAAGTGCACTATTATCCCCGCTGGTACGACGAGGCCTACTCCCCCTTTCATCATCCGGCTGCCTATTGGCAATTGGACAAACCGGTGCTGATCGGGGAATTTCCGGCCAAGGGCCTGGCGGGAAAAGATCAGGGCGGTCGACTTCAGGCGGCCCTCTCGACGGAGAACGCCTATCGTTTTGCGTTCGAAAACAGTTACCTCGGCTGTCTGGCCTGGACCTGGACCGGGCACGACGGCCTGGGCGGCCTGAAGGATGCGGCCCCGGGCATGAGGCTTTTACGGGAAATCGCGTCGAAGGCCGTCATTTTAAAAATGGCCGAACCTTAGGATCAGCGGCGGCCCTCCAGGGCGTTTTTCGCCCGGCGCAGCCACTCTTTTTCGGCGGCGAAGGTCAACCGTTTGTGCGCCTCATCATACGGCAACCACATCGGCTCGAATTGTTCCTCGGCCGCACCGCAGACTTGGCCGTTTTTCAGCTTCATCAGGAAATAATGCTCTTGGCGGGAATAGTGTCGGTTTCCCCAATCGAATTCCACCAGCATCTGCCCCAAATCGGCAAGAATTTCCACAGAACAACCGGTTTCTTCTTCTACTTCGCGCTGCGCCGCCTGCTCCGGCGACTCATCCGGCTCGATATGTCCTTTCGGCAGGCGATATTCGCCTTTTTTAGGGCGAAAGAGAATTAAATAACGGTCGTCCTCGACCACCACTCCGCCGGCGGCCTGGTAGCTGACCAAAACTTTTTCCGGTTCCACATCTTTCTCCTTCTATTTCGTAAAGAAATTTAAGCATGCCGTGTCGACAATGTCAAGCCGCGACGACGTTGCAGAAATGATGCGTATTTTGTAAATTTATATTCATTAAGGACCTTTTGCTCATGGTTCATAACGAACGAGTTTTCGAGCTGTATCGCGATTGTCGTCTGTGTCCGCGGCAGTGCGGCGTGGATCGAACGGCCGGCAAGCTCGGCGTCTGCGGCGAAAGTGCAGACCTGCGCATCGCCGCCATCGAGGCGCATTTCGGCGAAGAGCCGCCGATTTCGGGCGTGCACGGCTCGGGCACGGTCTTTTTCTCCGGCTGCACCCTGCGCTGCACGTTCTGTCAAAATTACCAGATTTCGTGCGAACATTTAGGGGAAGTACTGAGCGTCTCCCAAACGGCGGATCGTTTGGAAGCTCTCAGCCGGCGCGGCGTTCACAACGTCAACTTTGTCACGCCCGACCATTTTCTGCCGCACACGCTGGCCGTCGTGTCCGAACTGCGTCGGCGCGGCGTCGAGGTTCCGATTCTTTACAACACTTCCGGCTACTGCCGGATCGAATCGCTGCGCCTGCTCGAGGGAGTCGCCGACATGTACCTGCCCGATTACAAGTATTCGGATCCGGAGCTGTCGCGGCGGCTGTCGCATGCGCCGGACTATCCCGACGTCGCCTTGGCGGCGCTGCAGGAAATGGTTCGTCAAGTCGGGTTTCTCGATGCCTTTGTCGAAGACAAGCCGATTGCCTCGCGCGGCGTCTTGGTGCGCCACCTCGTTCTGCCGGGGCACGTGCAAAACTCGATCGACGCTTTGAGCACTCTGTTCATCGAGTTCGGCAAAGAGCTGCCGATCAGCCTAATGTCGCAGTACTGGCCGGCGCGCCGGCAATCGCTGCCCGAAATGAACCGCCGTGTGACTCACGACGAGTTTTATACGGTTTATGAACACGCTCTCTCGCTCGGATTTACCCATCTGTTTGTCCAGCATATCCGATTCGAAGAAGCCGAGAGCGAATTTCTTCCCGATTTCAGACAACCCCGCCCCTTTAAAGGCAACCTACGCAAGGAGAATCTATGAAGAAAAAACTGCCGTTTGCGGTCATTGCTTTGGGCCTGACCAGCCTGTTTACCGACATTGCGACGGAAATGATCTATCCGTTGGTACCGGTGTTCGTTTCTTTGCTCGGCGCAGGCGCCATGGCGCTGGGCGTCATCGAAGGCCTGGCCGAGAGCATCGCCTCGCTGCTGAAATTGTTCAGCGGCGTATGGACGGACAGGACCGGTCGGCGCAAGCGGATGACGGTGATCGGCTATACGATCTCGACCGTGTTTCGGCCGCTGACCGGATTCGCCACCTCGGTCTGGCAGATCGTAGCGGTGCGGGCGGCCGATCGGGTCGGCAAAGGCATCCGCACATCGCCGCGCGATGCGCTGCTCGCCGCTGCCGCCCCGCCGGAAATCCGCGGCAAGGCGTTCGGCTTTCATCGCGCCATGGACCACACCGGCGCGGTCATTGGACCGCTGGTCTCATTGCTGCTCTTGACGCTTTTAGCCGGAACATTTCACGTCACAGAGCCGATGACGCTGCTGCGCCGCGTCTTTCAGCTGGCAATCATTCCCGGTGCATTGGCCGTGTTCATGCTTTTATTCTTTGTCAAAGAACCGCCCGATTCAGGCCGGTCTCCCGAAGCTTTTCGCTTCTCGCTGAAACCCTTCGACCGCCGCTATACCCGTTTTCTGGCCGTCATTTTGTTATTCACTTTGGGCAATTCGTCCGATGCCTTTCTCCTTTATCGGGCTCATGAAGCGCTGCAGCTCAACCGCAGCCTTTTAGATAAACTGGCGGCTTTGCCGATCTTTACCTCGCTTTCCTCGGTTTTCAATCAAACAACGCTGCAGCAGCTCATCGACATCCTCTTCCTGCCGCTGTTTTGGTCGTTCTTTCATATCATCAAAGTCATTTTTTCGACGCCGTTCGGGGCGCTTTCCGACCGGATCGGCCGCCGACGAGTCATCTCAACGGGTTGGATCATCTATGCCGTCGTTTATGCTTGTTTTGCATTTTTGCATCGACTTCCTCAGGCCGTCCAGCTGCCGGCAATCTTTATCCTCTTTTCCGTCTATGCGCTCTATTATGCGCTCTGCGAAGGCGCCGAAAAAGCGTTGATCGCGGATCTGGTGCAGCCGTCTCTGCGCGGCAGCGCTTTCGGATTGTATCATTTTACCGTGGGATTGGCAGCTTTTCCGGCCAGTCTGTTGTTCGGCACGCTCTACAGTCTGTTCGGCGGCAGCGTTGCATTTTTGACCGGCGCCGCTCTGGCGGCAGTGTCCGTAATTCTGCTGACCGCATGGGTCAAGCTGCCGAAAACAAAGTAATCCGACTCTGCTGCCCCGAAAAACGATCCCTTCAGAAATAAAAAAGGCCGTCCTTTTGGACGGCCTTTGCGTTTTGAATGGCCTATTTTACCAGAACCAGCTTGCGGCTGAGCTCATAGGGACGCTTGTCGTTGACGATCAGGCGATAAAAGTAGACGCCTGCGGAAACCACCTGCTGCGTTTCATCCAGGCCGTTCCAGCCGATCTGGTGTTGACCGGCTTCCCAGCGGCCCTGCGCCAGTGTCTTGATCCGCTCGCCGCGCAGATTGTACACAGCCAGATCGATATCCGCCGCCTGAGAAAGACGGAACGGAATGAGGGTCTGCATATTGAAGGGGTTCGGGTAAGCGGCAAGCAGCTCGAACTCTTTTACTGTACCGGTAAAGTCATATTCTTTGGCCTTTACGCCGCTCGCCGAGGTGTCGATGACGCGGATGTCATCGATGTAAAACGTCGTGGTATTGGCGCCGATGTTGAAGCGGATGTGATTCGAGGGGTCGGTGCGCACGGCCTCGAATTCATAGGGACCGTACAAATTGGCGCCTTCGATGTCGATATCCATAGCCCATTGCACCGCCCACGGATCCTGGTTTTCCTGCATCGATATGTTGATGGTTTTCTTTACATCGGCGTCGGCCATGAAAGAAATCAGATAGACATGGCCGGAGTCCACTGGAATGTTTTGCTGCAGTTGGACGTGCCAGTTGTAGCTGCCGCCGCTGGTGATCTCGACCATCAGATAGTTTGGGTCGTCAAAATAGGCCTCATCAATAACCGTTGCTCTGGCGCTGGCGCCGGAACCGCTGTTGACGTTCAAATTCCACGGCGCCATGGTGCTGCATTCAAAGCTGCCGTTTTGGGCCTTTTCGGCGGCCGACACCGGTCCGATCTTGATGCGCACCGGATCAGACCAGGCTTCCTTATTGTCCGTCGTGCGCAGTTGCGCCTGCAGAACATAAGCGCCGCGAACGGCCTTTTTCCACAAAAATTCCCACGGTTCCTTGCGTACGACGCCGCGGTACATGCCGTTGACATAGACCCGCAGGTCTTTAAAGCTCTCGCCGGTAAAATCGACATCAAAGGTTATTTTGACATCGCCGCACGGGGCCAAAACTTCGCCGTTTTTAGGGCTGGTGATGGCGACTTTCAGCTCGGCCTGAAGCGGCAGTGAAAGAAAAAGCCCCAAGCAAAAGACAATCAGCATTACCCAACGATTCATGGCATTTCTCCTTCTTGTTGGATTGACCA containing:
- a CDS encoding NUDIX domain-containing protein gives rise to the protein MEPEKVLVSYQAAGGVVVEDDRYLILFRPKKGEYRLPKGHIEPDESPEQAAQREVEEETGCSVEILADLGQMLVEFDWGNRHYSRQEHYFLMKLKNGQVCGAAEEQFEPMWLPYDEAHKRLTFAAEKEWLRRAKNALEGRR
- a CDS encoding radical SAM protein produces the protein MVHNERVFELYRDCRLCPRQCGVDRTAGKLGVCGESADLRIAAIEAHFGEEPPISGVHGSGTVFFSGCTLRCTFCQNYQISCEHLGEVLSVSQTADRLEALSRRGVHNVNFVTPDHFLPHTLAVVSELRRRGVEVPILYNTSGYCRIESLRLLEGVADMYLPDYKYSDPELSRRLSHAPDYPDVALAALQEMVRQVGFLDAFVEDKPIASRGVLVRHLVLPGHVQNSIDALSTLFIEFGKELPISLMSQYWPARRQSLPEMNRRVTHDEFYTVYEHALSLGFTHLFVQHIRFEEAESEFLPDFRQPRPFKGNLRKENL
- a CDS encoding MFS transporter, with amino-acid sequence MKKKLPFAVIALGLTSLFTDIATEMIYPLVPVFVSLLGAGAMALGVIEGLAESIASLLKLFSGVWTDRTGRRKRMTVIGYTISTVFRPLTGFATSVWQIVAVRAADRVGKGIRTSPRDALLAAAAPPEIRGKAFGFHRAMDHTGAVIGPLVSLLLLTLLAGTFHVTEPMTLLRRVFQLAIIPGALAVFMLLFFVKEPPDSGRSPEAFRFSLKPFDRRYTRFLAVILLFTLGNSSDAFLLYRAHEALQLNRSLLDKLAALPIFTSLSSVFNQTTLQQLIDILFLPLFWSFFHIIKVIFSTPFGALSDRIGRRRVISTGWIIYAVVYACFAFLHRLPQAVQLPAIFILFSVYALYYALCEGAEKALIADLVQPSLRGSAFGLYHFTVGLAAFPASLLFGTLYSLFGGSVAFLTGAALAAVSVILLTAWVKLPKTK
- a CDS encoding carbohydrate binding domain-containing protein codes for the protein MNRWVMLIVFCLGLFLSLPLQAELKVAITSPKNGEVLAPCGDVKITFDVDFTGESFKDLRVYVNGMYRGVVRKEPWEFLWKKAVRGAYVLQAQLRTTDNKEAWSDPVRIKIGPVSAAEKAQNGSFECSTMAPWNLNVNSGSGASARATVIDEAYFDDPNYLMVEITSGGSYNWHVQLQQNIPVDSGHVYLISFMADADVKKTINISMQENQDPWAVQWAMDIDIEGANLYGPYEFEAVRTDPSNHIRFNIGANTTTFYIDDIRVIDTSASGVKAKEYDFTGTVKEFELLAAYPNPFNMQTLIPFRLSQAADIDLAVYNLRGERIKTLAQGRWEAGQHQIGWNGLDETQQVVSAGVYFYRLIVNDKRPYELSRKLVLVK